CCCTGCCCGATCATTCGCGGCTGGCCCAAACGGGAGGAAACACATGGCACAGAAGGTGCTGGTGTCGCTCATCGACGACATCGACGGCTCGGAGGCGGACGAGACCGTCGAGTTCGGACTTGACGGCATCTCGTACCAGATCGACCTCTCGGCGGAAAACGCCGAGGAGCTCCGTGACGCGCTGGCCCAGTACGTCGAGCACGCGCGGCGTGCCGGTGGCCGCAAGCGCGGCTCGGCGGGCCGCCCGCCGGCGGGGAAGGCGCCCGGCCGGCCCGCTTCGGTCGATCGCGAGCAGAACCAGGCTATTCGCGCCTGGGCACGGAAGAACGGCTTCCAGGTTTCCGACCGCGGCCGTATCCCGTCCGAGGTGGTGGAGGCCTACCACAAGAAGAACTGACCTCGTTCGGGCAAAGAGGGGCGTGGAAGGGCCGCCGGGGATTCCCGGCGGCTTTTTTCACGGCGCGTCCCGGTTGAACGCAGTTCTATCCGTGTGGTCATTCGTGAGTACCTGTCGCTTTTGTTCAAGACACCGGTGACGCGATTCGGCTGAATGGGGGCATGATGGACCTTCGATCGATGCTGGACCGCGCGGCGCGGGAGTTCGTCCGGCTGCTCCGCGCCGTCGAACCCGGGCAACTCGGCAACCGCACGCCGTGCACCGAATACGACGTGCGTGCCCTGCTCAACCACCTTCTGCATTGGGGGCCGTGGCTCGTGGCGGCCCTGCGGCGGGAGCCGGCGCCCGCCGCAGCCGGGAACGAGCGGGACGCGGACCTCACCGGCGGTGACTGGCTGGGTGATTTGTGCACCCTTGTGGATGATCTTGTGGACGCGGGCGGGCGGCCGGGAGCGCTGGCGGGGACGACGAAGTTCGGCTCGGCGGAGATGCCGGCGCGGATGATCGCCGAAATGGTGCTGACCGAGTGGGTGGTGCACGGCTGGGACCTGGCGCGGGCGACCGGGCAGTCGCTGGTGGTCGACGCGGATGTGGCGGAGGCGCTGTTCACCTCCGTGCAGGGGTTGGCCGGTCAGGCACGGGAGATGACGGTCTTCGGCCCCGCGGTGCCCTGCCCCGCCGACGCGCCGGTGCTGGACCGCCTGCTGGCCCTCACCGGCCGCGATCCGGCCTGGCAGCGGCCTGCCTCGTGACCGCCCGCCGGTCCGGACCGGCGGGCGACGGCACCGGGAGGTGTGGCGGAGGTCACCGGCGGCAGGTGCGGGGGCAGCCGTCGCACAACGGCTGCTCCGGGAGCAGGTAGGAAAAGCAGCAGCTCTCCCGCCGCCGGGCCCACCCGTGTTCGGTCCGCCGCAGCCGGCTGGACGCGGTGAGCGGCGGGTGGTGCCCGTCGAGCACCAGGCGGGCGTCGGCTACGCCGGCGTCCTCGTCGCCGGCGTACAACCCGGACCACCACAGCGTGCTGTCCAGGGCGTCCGTCGCCGCGGCCCAGAGCATGCGGCGCCCCAGCCGGCTCAGCGGCGCGTACGCCTGCACGAACCGCGCTGCGTGCGCCGTGTACCTGGCGCGCAGCACCGCGGCCAGTGCTCGCTCGTCGGCCACCACCGTCGCCTGGGGCAGGCCGGCCGCCGGGTCGCCGGGCAGGCAGTAGAACTCCTCGCCCAGCACCGCCACCCCTTCCGGGTGGGGGCGGTCCGGGCACAGGCGGAACGCGAGTTCGCCCGGCCGCAGCGTGGGTACTCGCCGTTCGTGATGGAGCAGCAACGCACCGGTGAACGCGGGCACGTGCAGGTACCAGGACATGACGAACCCGGCCGTCGTCCGGTCGGGTGCTTCGCCGAACTGCGCCCGCAGCCATTCACCGAGCAGCTTGCGCCACACGTCGAACCGCGCCGGGTCGTCCAGCAGGTCGCTGCAGTGCTGCCAGGTCCCCGTCGCGGGCACGTCGGTGCGCAGCTC
The sequence above is a segment of the Amycolatopsis viridis genome. Coding sequences within it:
- a CDS encoding TIGR03086 family metal-binding protein gives rise to the protein MMDLRSMLDRAAREFVRLLRAVEPGQLGNRTPCTEYDVRALLNHLLHWGPWLVAALRREPAPAAAGNERDADLTGGDWLGDLCTLVDDLVDAGGRPGALAGTTKFGSAEMPARMIAEMVLTEWVVHGWDLARATGQSLVVDADVAEALFTSVQGLAGQAREMTVFGPAVPCPADAPVLDRLLALTGRDPAWQRPAS
- a CDS encoding histone-like nucleoid-structuring protein Lsr2, which encodes MAQKVLVSLIDDIDGSEADETVEFGLDGISYQIDLSAENAEELRDALAQYVEHARRAGGRKRGSAGRPPAGKAPGRPASVDREQNQAIRAWARKNGFQVSDRGRIPSEVVEAYHKKN
- a CDS encoding (2Fe-2S)-binding protein, translating into MAARQDRLELRTDVPATGTWQHCSDLLDDPARFDVWRKLLGEWLRAQFGEAPDRTTAGFVMSWYLHVPAFTGALLLHHERRVPTLRPGELAFRLCPDRPHPEGVAVLGEEFYCLPGDPAAGLPQATVVADERALAAVLRARYTAHAARFVQAYAPLSRLGRRMLWAAATDALDSTLWWSGLYAGDEDAGVADARLVLDGHHPPLTASSRLRRTEHGWARRRESCCFSYLLPEQPLCDGCPRTCRR